CGATGAGCCTCATCGCGTCGCAGTATCTGGACCTTTACCGCCGGCTGGCCCGACGGGGAGGAGCATGAACGGGCCTTTCGGGCCTCCCGCCGGCGCGGCCGCCGCCGGGTCCGGCAAGAGCGCCGCCGAGCGCCTGCGGATCCTGTATTACGTCGAGTCTCTCGGCGTCGGCGGATCGATGCAGACGACGGTGACCGTGGCCCGTCAGATGCAGGCCCGCGGGCATCTGGTCGTCTTTGCGAGCCAGGAAGGGCCGCTGCTGGGCCAGCTCCAGGAGGCCGGAATCGTCCACGTCCGCGTCGACACCGACGTCCGGCATCCTTCGCCCGCCGCGGCGCGCCGGCTGATGTCGGCGATTAGGCGCTTCCAGATCACCCTGCTTTGCCCCAACGGATTCGATTGCACGCTCGACGCGGTGCCGGCCGGGCTGCTCACCGGCTGCCCGGTGCTCCCCACCTACGGCGGCATGTTCAATCTCCCCTATCCGCACCCCCGGCTGCCGCTGGTCAACGTCTTCAGCCACGAGCTGATGGCCGACCTGGTCGCGCGTTACGGCTGGAATCGGGATTCTTTCCGTCACATAATCGCCCGGATCGACCAGCAGCGCTTTTCGCCCGAGGTCTCCGGCGCCACGCTGCGGGCGGATCTCGGAATCTCCGCCGATCAGAAGGTCCTGGTCATGGTGTGCCGCCACGATCGGCTGAAGCGGGACGGGGTGCTGACGCTGCTCGACGCCGCCGCCGAGATTCACCGCCGTGAGCCGCGAGCGCGCATCGTCCTGTTCGGGGACGGCAACGCCCACGCCGAGATCCTGGCGAGGATCGACGAGATTCACCGTCTCGCCGGCGGCGAATTCATCCTCGCCCCAGGGAGCTCCCACCGGACGCCAGAAGCGTTCGCCATGGCCCATCTGGTAGCGGCCAACGGCGCCCGCTCCGCCCTCGAGGGGATGGCTTGCGCCCGGCCGGTGATCTCGGTCGGGCCGAACGGCTTCTGCGGGGTGCTTTCAGAGGAGACGATCGAGGGATTCCGCCGGTTCAACTTCGACAAGGGACGCCTTTCCGGAAATCCTTTGGCCGGCCGGGAAATCCTGGTCGATTGCGTGCTCCGGCTGCTGGCGGACGAGGCGCTCCGCCGGGAGCTCGGCCGGTTCTCGGAGAGCTACGCGCGCGAGCATCTGCTGATCCAGACGGCGGCCGCGGCCTACGAGCGCCTGTACCGGGAGGCTTTGGCCCGGTGGCCGGCCGGACGCCTGGCGCGTCTGGGCCTCTTCGCCAGCTGGCTGGCGACCGTTGGCCGCTACTACGCCGTCCTGCTGCGGCGGCGCTCCGGATTCATCTCCCAACCTCCGCCGGAGGAGCCGGCCACGCCCCCCCCGACGGTGGATCCCGATTGGCGGCTGGGCCTCCCGCATCGCTAGCCTCGCGTCGCGGAAATGACGTCGGGGTTGTCGAGACACCCGGCGGCGTCGAGTCATCGACCGGCGCGCCTCCCGCGCGCCGGAGATGAGGCGGATCGGGAGGATGGTCTTTCGAGTTTCTCGAAGATCCGCCGCGTCGCGGATCCGTGGGGAAGACGCACGAGATCGGACGGCCGGACCCATCTCCTCTTCGTCGCACTCCTCCCGGCGCGGCGCGGCAGAGGCTCGGAGAGGATCGCGGCGTAGGCGCCTACCCGGACGCGCCGGTAGGTGATCGATTGCCGGAGCTCGGCGATTCTCTCGCCCGCCCGCAGCGCGACTCCAAGG
The DNA window shown above is from Candidatus Polarisedimenticolia bacterium and carries:
- a CDS encoding glycosyltransferase family 4 protein; this encodes MNGPFGPPAGAAAAGSGKSAAERLRILYYVESLGVGGSMQTTVTVARQMQARGHLVVFASQEGPLLGQLQEAGIVHVRVDTDVRHPSPAAARRLMSAIRRFQITLLCPNGFDCTLDAVPAGLLTGCPVLPTYGGMFNLPYPHPRLPLVNVFSHELMADLVARYGWNRDSFRHIIARIDQQRFSPEVSGATLRADLGISADQKVLVMVCRHDRLKRDGVLTLLDAAAEIHRREPRARIVLFGDGNAHAEILARIDEIHRLAGGEFILAPGSSHRTPEAFAMAHLVAANGARSALEGMACARPVISVGPNGFCGVLSEETIEGFRRFNFDKGRLSGNPLAGREILVDCVLRLLADEALRRELGRFSESYAREHLLIQTAAAAYERLYREALARWPAGRLARLGLFASWLATVGRYYAVLLRRRSGFISQPPPEEPATPPPTVDPDWRLGLPHR